TCTGAGATGACGGTCACAGCAGATGGACAACAAGTCCAGAGAATTAGGCgacggaggaggaaggaTGCAGAAATGCTCGATCGGGAGAACACATCATTCCCGACGACTCAACCGGCCGACGAAGAGGTGTCGACTTTCTTCCAGATGGAGGCGGAAGCAGAGAAACTGGAACACGTCCGGAGACAATGTCCAGTGCCTAAACCCAGTGGGGTTTTGGGAGATCTATTAGGATTTTCGAATCAAAAGGATACCTCGCAACAGCAGGGGAGGGAAGAATTTTAAGGGTCGGTTCATTTCGATGGATGGAAAAAAACAAACGGCTTAACCGGGATTTTGAgggaaagaacaaaaaagCATTTGGTCTCATTTTACAGTTATTATACTCGCAAGGTTCTAATGAGGACTAATTGGTTTAGAGGGTCAAAAAGGGTGTCTGTTTTTGGGTACTAGCGTTATATCCCATCATTTTCTGTACAGATAGTCACTGCAACATTTTACGATTGACAGCTATTGTGTTATTATGCCTGCATACCAATCAACGATTACATCTCATACAACCCATCAATCTGGCGAAGTCTGCAGTATTCCGTAGCCCCGGTTGTCATCTGTTGTGATATCAAAACAAACGCGCTAAGCCGAAAAAGGATAAACCCCATTGGCCCACGGCCTGAGGCAACACGCAACATCTGCAATTTGAGATTACAGACAAGCATGCCAGATCGCGTGCCATAATGGCGTTGACGAGCTTATTATACGACCTCCTCTTCAACCCGCGACACACAAGATGGATGGGCCCTCTCT
This region of Aspergillus chevalieri M1 DNA, chromosome 4, nearly complete sequence genomic DNA includes:
- a CDS encoding uncharacterized protein (COG:S;~EggNog:ENOG410PY4J;~SECRETED:SignalP(1-28)), with the protein product MPPHLHPRSRSTASLFATTLLASLVVVGLPHVFPCPAPRRTLADSEMTVTADGQQVQRIRRRRRKDAEMLDRENTSFPTTQPADEEVSTFFQMEAEAEKLEHVRRQCPVPKPSGVLGDLLGFSNQKDTSQQQGREEF